Genomic DNA from Desulfonatronum thioautotrophicum:
GGATCTTGCGGGACGGGGCGCTCCAGCTTAAGGCAGCGAGGGGGCGGTTGTTGAAAAATGCCATGTATTTCAAGCGCCTGCCCAGAAGCCTTTTATAGCCAAGGTAATGGTGAGCATGGACGAGGTCATCCCAAAAGGATTCAAGCTCGCCGCCACTCACCACCAGCAACGAAACACCGGGGAAATCCTTGAGATCGCCAGATACTTCAGGATACTCCTTCGAGAACCGGGATGCTTCAGTTTTCTGTAATTGCTCCTCCACCTCGTCATTCATAGGTGGATGGTTAACTGAAACTAGGCCGTTTGTCTACCCGAAAAAGTGTCGCTGTAGTGTTAAGTACAGAATGCTCATGCGTGAATACGCTAACCATTCTCACCGTATTGTTCATAGACTGGTCCGAGAGTTTTCGATCTTCTGACTTGAAGTTTGAAAATTAATCTGATTTTTTTAGCAACATGTTGTTATTAAAAAATATTTACTCCTCTCAGCTCACTTTGCATGTCATGTTCATCGCTTCTCACGGAATACTCCCACACCCAGCACAGCGCATTCACCAAAGCCATCTGCTCCGGCGTTGAGCACTTGATGGACATCAACTCTGGGTTGGCCACAAGGATGGCCAGGCATTTGGCTCTGGACAGGGCCACGTTGAGCCGGTTCCTGCTGTACAGAAAATCGATGAAGCGCGGCAGGTATTCTTCATTGGAAGTCGTCATGGAGACGATGACAACTTCAGCCTGCTGTCCCTGGAACTTGTCCACCGTGCCAACCCGCGCCCCACGGGGCAAGACGCGTTTGAGCAGATTGACCTGCATGTTGTAGGGCGCGACAACCAGGATGTTTTCCAGGGTCATGGGACGAACCTGCTTGTCCTTGTCCTGGTAGCGCTGTTGGAGCAGGCTCTCAATGATCGCCTTGATTTGTTCCGCTTCTTCTTCGCTCTGCTGGGAACAGGCGTCGTGGTGTACGGGAAAAAACCGCACCCCAGCCTTTGTCAGCACTGGATGGGCATCCGGATTCAGAAGCAGAACCTGATTGTCGGTATGGGCTTCCGGCTCCAGGCGGGCATCGTAGACCATCTCGGAGATCAGCCGACAAACGTCGGGGTGCATGCGCCAGGTGGACTTCAAAAAGATGCCCTGGTCCGGAGGGATGGTCGCGGTCTCGCCCAGCAGGTATTCCAGCGAGGAATCGCCTGAACGACCCGGATGAACGCCTTGGATGGGCTGGCCAAGCTGCATCTGGTCGCCCAGCAGGACGATGTTCCTGGCGCTGGTGCCCATGGCGATCAGGTTGGCCAGGGCCACCTGACCGGCCTCGTCCACAAAGAGATAATCCAGGGTCTGGTCCAGGTGGGGTTCGGAAAACAGCCAGGCCGTCCCGGCAATCAACTGATGCTGTCTGGGGTCCACCTGGTCGGCGGCAAAGACATCCTGGATGAACCGTCCGTTGAAATGCGTTTCCGGTGAACCTTGCGTAATTTTTTTGACGCCCGAAAATGTAACCCCCTTGCCCAAGGCGACCTTTTCCACATCCTGAAGCAGATTGTGGATGGCCTTGTGACTGTTGGAGGATACGCCCACGGTCTTGCCCCGGCCCAGCAGGTCCACGATCACGTGGGAACCGGTGTAGGTCTTGCCCGAGCCGGGTGGTCCCTGGACGAAGACGCAGCTTTTTTGAAGTCCCGCCACGGCCTTGGAAATCTGCGGCAGGGCAGGGGCGCTCTCCTTGATTATCGGTCTAACCGGAGCGCGGCCCTTGATACGCGGCGCGGTGCGGCTCAGCAGATCATGAATCGCCTGGTAGTTGCCGTCCCCGGCCAGCAGGCTGTCCGCGAACCGGAACACCGCTTCCCGGAGTTTGTTCGTATTGAACGGCCCACCGGCTCCGATGCTGATCTTGCTTGACGGTTCGCCGTGCCGGGCGGCCATCTTGAACGTGACCCGGCGGGCGTCCTGGTCCACCTCGAAATCGCGCAGTTGGGCATGCATGCCCACAATAACCACGTTGTCCCCGGATTTGAGCTTGGTCTCCTGCTCCGGATAGCGGTAGGCGTAGATGTAGGACTGCTTTTCCTTGACCGGGGGGGCTTTTTGGTCCCGGACCAGGGAGCCGATGCACTCCATATCCTCGATGCGCTCTTCATCAGTCATGTCCTGACGGGCAAACATCCCCCACCAGCCGGGCTTGGCCGCACGGCGATAAAAGTCCAGCAGTTGCCACGTCAGTTCCCGGACATGAGCGCTGTGGTCCCAGTCCTGGCGGTCCGGTGGCAACCCGTCCACAAGCAAAGTGTGATATTTTGCGATGCGCTGTTCATGCTCGGTCAGGTCGGCGGTCTTCTGGTCGCCTTGACTGGAAGCCGTGTCCGGGGTGAACCACGAGATATCCGAATCACTATCCTTGGGCCGCAGGGTTAAGAGCCACTCCCGCAGGGCATGGGTGGAGCGCACGTCATCCTTGTTGTAGTCCTCAATCTTTTGGAGCAGGGAGGCATCGCCGGTTTCCTTCCAGCGCTCGTAAAAAACGATGCTGGCCCCGGCACTTTGCACGTCTCCGGTGCGCTGGCACAGGTAGAAATGCTCGATGTTCTTGATGGAGTAGCTCGGCTCGGAGACCCGCAAAGCCTCCCGGACCACCTTGTACAGGTCCACCAGCTTTGCGGCCCGGAGCAGGTTGTCCACCTCGACCTCGCGGGTACCGTGCAGAGACATCAGCTTTTTCAGGGCCACGGGCTCGTAGTGGGCATAGTGGTAGATATATGCGTCGGGATACTGCCGCAGCCGTTCAGACACAGAGTCCATGAACCGCTCAAACGCCTGCTTCTCCCCGGCCCGGTCATGACCCCAAAAGGGAATGAACTTCGGATGCAGGCTTGATTTGCCCTTGCCTGTTTGGCGACCTGGCTTGCGACCTTCCGGGGGATCGAACACGTAGAGCCCGAACAGATACTCCAATCCGCCTTCTTCCAGCGGGTCGCCCTCCATGTCGAAGAACATGTCCCCTGGCGACGGTTTGGGCAACCGGGCAAAGCCACGTGGGCCGTCTTCCTGGCTGGGCGACAGCAGTTCGTAGTGCTGCTGGCCCGTCCTGCGCCCCTTGGCCTGCAATCTGGCCTGCCGGACCAGTTTTTCCAGGGTCTGCCCGGCTATTTTGGGCACCCTCTTGCCCAGAGACCATTTGCCCAGCGCTTCGAGGGTGGTCACGCCAGCGGCCTGGAGTCGCTTGATCTGCACCTTGGTTATTCCGGCAACCTGACAGAGATGGTCGTCGGCCATGCGGCGCTCTTCGCACAGGGTTTGCCACTTGCACAGGGAGCAGCGGGGGCAGGGGTCGGGGTAGGTGCCCAGAGCAACCGAGGCGTGCGCACCGGGCTCAGCCAGGGAGGCAATTTGGGGGGTCAGGGTCTGCACATGGTCCTGGAAGCGGCGGACCACATTGGCCACATAGCGGCTGAACTGGGCGCAGGCAAAGTTTTTCTCGGTTTGGTCCCCGAGAAAGACGTGCATCAATTGCGGTATGCGGCCTTGCAGTCGGGCCACCATATCCGAGTAGAAGGCCAGCTGGACCACGAACCGGGTCTTGGCGCTGCGGGCCAGTTTGGTGTCCAGAACCTCGTAGCTGTGCCCACCCAGTGTTGAAGGCACGGACACCTTGCGCAGAAAATCAGCATGCCCAAGCAAAGGACCGTCCATCAGCGCGGCCTGGTAGACGATATCGACCCCGGAGTGCATGGCCTGGATGGTTTCCCGGACCCTGGCGTCCAGGCTTCCGGCAAGGGAGGCATCGACAACCTGGAGTCCCTGCTTGCGCAACTTGTCCAGAAAACGCTGCTCGTGCTCAATGCCCTTGGTCTGCACAAGCCTGGCCTCGTCGCTGTCCTCAGTCTTGGGCAGAGGCGTTTCCAGGTCGATCAGATCCAGCACGGTGCAGTGCGGACAATCCAGAAAATTGATGATGTCCGTGGCGGAGAAAAGTAGGCCTTGGGGGGATTTCAGCATGACGCCCCCTCCCGCAAGGTGCAAAAGCGGTCAATCAGTTGGGCAAGGGCCGCAGCGTGTTCAGGATTGGGGCTGGCCTGCTCTCCGGGTCTGAGAGCCAAGGCCCCGACACCGGGGAAAGACTGACCAGAAGGGGTAAACATGGCGGTTTCCAGCCCTGGGTAGAGGATGAACGCGCCCTGCACTCCGGCAATGGCGTCCCGGTAGGCGTGCATCTTGTCGATATCCTCTTCGCGCCAGCGCTGGATGGTCCCGTCTTCGGCCTCGATCCCGTAGAACCCAGAGCCTGCCCCCTTGAACTTGGCGTCCAGGATCAGGCGGCGACCGCACTGCTCAATGGTGATGTCCGGGCGCAAGGGGTGGGAATAGCTCTGGCCGGGAGCGGAATAGGTGCGGTTGAAGCACAGCCGCAGATCCCCCTCGTACCCCAGGACCAGCTCGTGGGACATGGAGCGTTCGCGCTGGTCATCGGAATGCACGACATGCAGACTTTGCTGGCGAAGGCGTGCGTCAAGCGCGTCCTTGACCACGAAAAAGGCCCAGTATTCATACAGGGTGGGCGTGTCCTTGGTTTCCAGGATGCGGGCAAAGTCCGGCAGCGTAAACCGGCACTGGGTGCGCAGGGACAGCAGGGCATGGAGCCGGAACAAACTGCGATAGCCCTCACGACGTTGCAGGATCTGTGAAGATGCCGGGAAAAAACGCATCTGGCCAACGTCGCGCCACAGCCCAGCCTGGGCAAAGCGTCGGAGTTTGCGATCCAGTTCCTGCATCTCCGAAGCCAGTTCCAGGTTCAGCGCCCCTCCGGAAGCTGCCCCGAGGGTATCCCGAAACACCTGGACCTTGTGCAGCAACACGCCCAGAAAATGCTTCATGAACCGGTTCTCCGGGGTATCCACGGACTGCCTTTTTTCTTCAACCACAAGCTCTCGGGGAAACAGCCACTGCCCGGATGCGCGACGCAGGGATTTGCCCAAGGCCGTGGCCGTCAGCGGATGCCCATCGGCAATCCGGCACAACCCCTGGGGCCGCGTGGCCAACTCCGCCCAGGCTTCCGGATTGACCTCGGTGACGTCTTCCATCCGCCTGGGACTGCGCACCCGCTGGAAAAGCCGGTGCGGATCAGCCAGGATGGCTCCGGCAATGGCGTCGATGTCCGGCTTCTCCCGGAGCAACGCCATGCGCAAAAAACACATCTCCAGGTAGGCCACATCCTTGCCCGGCTGACCGCGCTGCACGTTCTGACCCGTGGGCTGGGCAAATCCGAAAATCAGGCTGGCCACCTTCGCGACCACGGCGTCCAGCATGGTCTGGTACTGCGGCTCGGCAATCTTGCGATTCTGGACCACAACGGGCAGGGGGCCGATGCGCGTAAGCCCCACGCTGTTGCGGAAGGAGATTTCCAGCAGGTTGTCCGGAAAGGTCTGGATCACGCAGGGGGCCTGCCGGACCGAATCCGGAACGTCCCCGAAGCACTTCACGAAATACCGGCCCAACTCATTCAGCGGCACGGGCAGGGGCCAGTCCTCCCGCGAGGAAAGCTCCGCCTCGACAGGACCAAGCGGGCCGTCCATCACGGCCATGCGGGTGGAGGGATTATAGGTGAGGACGGGCATGAGGGTATTTTGGGATTGAATTGAAGCTGCTTGACGAATAAATATAATGGAATATATTCAAGACGTCTTGATATTCAGCCAGGGGAGATAGTGGCATGAGAATCGAACTCGAAATGGAAGATGATGGACGCTGGATTGCTGAAATACCTGAATTGCCTGGGGTTATGGTTTATGGAGCGACGCGGGAGCAAGCCGTTTCCAAAGTGAAGGCGCTTGCGCTGCGAACCATGGCTGATCAAATCGAGAATGGAAGCCCTGTCTCCGCCTTGGATTGCCTCTTCGCGGTTCCCGCAT
This window encodes:
- a CDS encoding type II toxin-antitoxin system HicB family antitoxin; this translates as MRIELEMEDDGRWIAEIPELPGVMVYGATREQAVSKVKALALRTMADQIENGSPVSALDCLFAVPA
- a CDS encoding TM0106 family RecB-like putative nuclease, with protein sequence MLKSPQGLLFSATDIINFLDCPHCTVLDLIDLETPLPKTEDSDEARLVQTKGIEHEQRFLDKLRKQGLQVVDASLAGSLDARVRETIQAMHSGVDIVYQAALMDGPLLGHADFLRKVSVPSTLGGHSYEVLDTKLARSAKTRFVVQLAFYSDMVARLQGRIPQLMHVFLGDQTEKNFACAQFSRYVANVVRRFQDHVQTLTPQIASLAEPGAHASVALGTYPDPCPRCSLCKWQTLCEERRMADDHLCQVAGITKVQIKRLQAAGVTTLEALGKWSLGKRVPKIAGQTLEKLVRQARLQAKGRRTGQQHYELLSPSQEDGPRGFARLPKPSPGDMFFDMEGDPLEEGGLEYLFGLYVFDPPEGRKPGRQTGKGKSSLHPKFIPFWGHDRAGEKQAFERFMDSVSERLRQYPDAYIYHYAHYEPVALKKLMSLHGTREVEVDNLLRAAKLVDLYKVVREALRVSEPSYSIKNIEHFYLCQRTGDVQSAGASIVFYERWKETGDASLLQKIEDYNKDDVRSTHALREWLLTLRPKDSDSDISWFTPDTASSQGDQKTADLTEHEQRIAKYHTLLVDGLPPDRQDWDHSAHVRELTWQLLDFYRRAAKPGWWGMFARQDMTDEERIEDMECIGSLVRDQKAPPVKEKQSYIYAYRYPEQETKLKSGDNVVIVGMHAQLRDFEVDQDARRVTFKMAARHGEPSSKISIGAGGPFNTNKLREAVFRFADSLLAGDGNYQAIHDLLSRTAPRIKGRAPVRPIIKESAPALPQISKAVAGLQKSCVFVQGPPGSGKTYTGSHVIVDLLGRGKTVGVSSNSHKAIHNLLQDVEKVALGKGVTFSGVKKITQGSPETHFNGRFIQDVFAADQVDPRQHQLIAGTAWLFSEPHLDQTLDYLFVDEAGQVALANLIAMGTSARNIVLLGDQMQLGQPIQGVHPGRSGDSSLEYLLGETATIPPDQGIFLKSTWRMHPDVCRLISEMVYDARLEPEAHTDNQVLLLNPDAHPVLTKAGVRFFPVHHDACSQQSEEEAEQIKAIIESLLQQRYQDKDKQVRPMTLENILVVAPYNMQVNLLKRVLPRGARVGTVDKFQGQQAEVVIVSMTTSNEEYLPRFIDFLYSRNRLNVALSRAKCLAILVANPELMSIKCSTPEQMALVNALCWVWEYSVRSDEHDMQSELRGVNIF
- a CDS encoding DUF2357 domain-containing protein; protein product: MPVLTYNPSTRMAVMDGPLGPVEAELSSREDWPLPVPLNELGRYFVKCFGDVPDSVRQAPCVIQTFPDNLLEISFRNSVGLTRIGPLPVVVQNRKIAEPQYQTMLDAVVAKVASLIFGFAQPTGQNVQRGQPGKDVAYLEMCFLRMALLREKPDIDAIAGAILADPHRLFQRVRSPRRMEDVTEVNPEAWAELATRPQGLCRIADGHPLTATALGKSLRRASGQWLFPRELVVEEKRQSVDTPENRFMKHFLGVLLHKVQVFRDTLGAASGGALNLELASEMQELDRKLRRFAQAGLWRDVGQMRFFPASSQILQRREGYRSLFRLHALLSLRTQCRFTLPDFARILETKDTPTLYEYWAFFVVKDALDARLRQQSLHVVHSDDQRERSMSHELVLGYEGDLRLCFNRTYSAPGQSYSHPLRPDITIEQCGRRLILDAKFKGAGSGFYGIEAEDGTIQRWREEDIDKMHAYRDAIAGVQGAFILYPGLETAMFTPSGQSFPGVGALALRPGEQASPNPEHAAALAQLIDRFCTLREGASC